The genomic DNA GAGATTTTACGTCCTTTCCAGGTAATGGCAATTTACTCGGGGATGACGTACCTGACACCTTTCGTTCTCTACGGAACGATGCTTCCCGATGCGGACCAGCGCATTCAGCGAGGCGCCAAGGAATATCGCGCGTTGATCGAGCAACTCTAGCCTGGAAGGTTTATTGTTCCTTCGTGCTTTCCATTGTAATCGTGGATTGCCTCCTATGGTGTTTGTGTTATAAGAAACCCAAGGATAGTTATGGCTTTCCACGTTGTCCGTCATCCGATTGCTGAATCCATTTTAACGCAACTGAGAAATCGTGATACGTGTGCTCACGAGTATCGCTTGTCATGCCGACAGATTGCGTCTATTCTACTCATTGAGGCGTTGCGACCACTTGAATTGGAAGCTGTGCCCGTTAATACCCCTCTCGCTCCTTGCGAAGGTAATACCATAGCTGACTTGGTGACTTTTGTCGTTATTTCGCGCGCTGGAACGGCAATGTTAGGACCTGCATTGGAATTATCGCCAGAAGCGACCATTGGAACGATTGGCATCGAGCGCGATCCAATGACCACGAAAGCGCATTGCTACTACCAAAAATTACCAGAGATCAAAGGGCGCTATGTCGTCGTACTGGATCCCATGCTCGCAACGGGTCATTCTGCAGCCTTGGCGTTTTCACTGATTGCGCCGCAACAGCCAAAAATATTATCGCTCGTTTCGGTTCTCGCTGCTCCAGAAGGCGTCGAACATTTAATGAAAAATTTTCCGTCCTCGCAGCTTTACGCCGCCGCACTCGACCAAGGGCTTAACGAACAGAACTTTATCGTCCCCGGCCTCGGCGATTTTGGCGATCGCTTCTACGGGACGCTCTAATTTCTATCCGTGGATCCCGCCAAAAAGTCTTTAGCAGAGCAGCGCATTTTCTTGCTGTGTTTCATCCTTTTGGGGATTTTTCTTTTTCTTATCGGAGGACTTTTTTACCGCCAGGTCACGCAGCACAGCTACTT from Verrucomicrobiota bacterium includes the following:
- the upp gene encoding uracil phosphoribosyltransferase, encoding MAFHVVRHPIAESILTQLRNRDTCAHEYRLSCRQIASILLIEALRPLELEAVPVNTPLAPCEGNTIADLVTFVVISRAGTAMLGPALELSPEATIGTIGIERDPMTTKAHCYYQKLPEIKGRYVVVLDPMLATGHSAALAFSLIAPQQPKILSLVSVLAAPEGVEHLMKNFPSSQLYAAALDQGLNEQNFIVPGLGDFGDRFYGTL